A stretch of DNA from Takifugu rubripes chromosome 15, fTakRub1.2, whole genome shotgun sequence:
AACAGATACGGTGCCGTTCTgtctgtgcaaacacacacgcaaacacaccgAACACACGCGCAAACACACGCCCAAGATAGATGGGCTGACATTGGAATTCCGGAGCTATGCAGACAGACCCACCTGCCCGTCCGTGCCGATGGTTCCCCCGCAGTCCGTCAGCAGCTCGGACATGTGGTAGTAGCTGCTGAACTCCCACAGACAAGCTTCCAGGTTCAGGTTCCGGTAGAAGCGCAGCGTGCTGTTCCCCCTGAGCGAGCCGCTGAACTGATACGGCGCCGTGTCGCCCGTGCTGTCGGGGTTGCGCGTGGATGCCGTGATGAAGCTGTGACCTGTGGTGACCTCCTGGAAGTCCAAAAGGTTGGAGCAGCGGTGGTTTCCCACGCGGGTTCCATCGGGACTGAGTGTCAGCTCAAAGTTCATGAGAGGCCTGGTGGAGATCACTGGAAGCATGCCTGCGAGGGAAAAGAGGACAATTTGGAGGCGTTTAATAGTCAAATAGTGTTTTCATTTGTGAGGATTTGGATATTTAAAGCAGGAAACGTGGATATAAAATagggatgaagaggaaaaaggcAGAGAAACACCTGGAGGAGACGAGGAAGAAGGTGGCTAATTAAAAAGCGAGAAGAGAATGTTAAGCAGCAGGTTTGATGCAACCTGGCCAGATCTGCATGCTGGCTGCAGCCCCCACGTGATGTTCCACACATCGCACGTCTGCGGTACCAGTCCTGCCTGGAGCTCCCACCTACCGTCCATGTGCGGCATGGTGACAGCCACTTTGATGAGGTTGGGGTGTTCCGGATCGTCGGCTCCGGTGTAGCGCAGCTTGGCGGAGAAAGGCTCAGCGCCGACGGTCCCCATCTTAGGGGGCTGACACAGACCTTCGGAAGGCAGAGAGAACGGGGACACGAAGACAAGCTTCAGCCTTCACGTTAGCATCATTCACCAGCATCAATCTATGACTTCATTAAGGGTCTTTCTGTTGTTTAAGGGCCTGATGatcaataattaaaataataattactgcGCTTTGGTATAAACAGACATTTACCGGGATACACACCACACTCCTGCTGTTGCATTTAAATAGCAAAGAGCAACTTGTTCTACGCGAGTATCTTATTAGCTTTTTTAGCTATGCAATGATTTAAATCAGAAGCCATTTTTATGTGTGAAGTTGTGAAGGATTCTTTTTTTGAAGCTTAGCAGCATTTTAGCATCCAGTTCAGAAGCCTTTTACCTGACAGATGTGCTGATAACGAGAAAAGGATCTAACACCACAgtttcagtgtttgttttctgtatTTACGCTCTTTTTCTGTGCATCAGCCATGCGATTCGGGAGGTTCTATTCATTCATCAACGGTCTCAAATCTCTAACACTGGTGATCCTCAGAGAAAAGCAGCTTTCAGCacgtctctgtgtctccctgcaaCATGAGGACAAAGCTGTGGAGAGACAGACTGTGGAGAGACGGCTGCTGATCCagtcctcaccttcctcctggCTGATGGTGATAACGGGGCTGAGGAGCTCTAACCCCTCATCCCCATTAGAATTTACAGCCCTGGCTGCACACTGGACCCTGGAGCCTGCCTGGAAGTAGATGGAGTCCAACGTAATCATCTTGGATGATGTGAAGAAGGTGTCAAAGTCCACCTCCCTCATGGGACTGGTGACTCCGTCGGGCCCGGCCGGGGCGCTGACGAGCCAGCGGTACCGGGTCAGCGTGTTGCTGATGTGCTCGCTCACGCAAATTGAGCCGGTCTTGTCAAAGTCTGGGTACCTTGTGTTGCAAGCCTGGAGGAGGGATACAGGAGTAATGAGGCATGGGTGAGCCGGCCAAAACTAATGAAAGAGaaaggttaggggtaggggtagggttagggttagggttagggttagggttagtgggttagggttggggttagggttagagggttagggttgggggttagggttagagggttatggttgggttagggttggggttagggtggggttagggttggggttagggttagagggttagagggttagggggttagggttagggttagggttagggttggggttagggttagagtgttagggttagagggttagggttagggttagagggttagggttaggttaagggttagggttggggttggggttagggttagggttagggttagggttacggttagggttagggttagagggttagggttaggttaagggttagggttagggttagggttaggttggggttggggttacggttacggttagggttagggttagggttagagggttaggggttaggttaagggttagggttagggttagggttagggttagggttggggttagggttagggttaggttaaggtagggttagggttagagggttagggtagggttagagggttaggttagagggttagggttagggttagggttaggttaagggttagggttaggttaagggttagggttagagggttagggttagagggttagggttagggttagggttagggttagggttagagggttagggttagggtcagggttagggttagagggtcagggttggagttggggttggggttggggttggggttagagggtcagggttagggttggggttagggttagagggtcagggttggggttagagggttagggttagagggtcagggttggggttggggttggggttagagggtcagggttagggtcggggttggggttagggttggggttagagggtcagggttagggttggggttagggttagagggtcagggttggggttagtgggttagggttagagggttagggttagggttagagggttagggttagggttagggttggggtagggttaggttaagggttagggttagtgggttagggttagagggttagggttagggttggggtagggttaggttaagggttagggttagtgggttagggttagagggtcagggttagggttagagggtcagggttaggggttagggttaaccctaacccttaaccctacaACAAGTTATCTGTTAATTtcccacttcccaaaaatgtcctcacttcaatAGTGAACTGTGCACAAGGACCGGAGGCTCATTTGGACTCACTGTGACACAGACGACGGGGTACCcggcgggggggtggaggttTCCTGGTGTCCTGGCGACGTCGTCATAGTGAAGCAGGGACGCCACATGAGGCAGGGAGGGGAAGGTGACATCGGCCATGCTGTTGCTCTCCTCGATGTAAACAATCACTTTAGTGATCTGGTGGCCGAGATAAAGAGTTTTGAGAGTGTGAACAAAAGCAACTTCATGCTGTTTGTGACTTTGGGATGAGAAAACCATCATCAGCGCGACGATTAAACCCATCACAGCGCTGGAGCTGCTTCAGGGTGGCGGCGGGGACATTTCTCCGTTTCTCTCttctgtttattgtttttcctcAGTGGATCTATTATTAATGTCAAATGTTTTCTCTCTGACTGTAACTGCAGGGGAGCgttgctgctgtcagaggcACCTTTGATGGGGCCGACCTGCTTAGAACCACTCAGCCTCAATCAGGCCACTACATTTTGCGTACCTGAGTTTCCGCCACCATGTTCTCATCGGGCCTCAGGTGGAGCGTAAaggcctctctcatctccctgaCCCCGTCGAagagcacctccacctccaccacatgCTCTTTATCCCCTTCTCTGAACTCGATATCTGGAGAAAACAGGCGAACACAAAGAAGCCCATAAAAACAGCTCGTTAATCAACCAAAGTCACTTTGAAAGCAAAGGAATAAACGAAGAGCAGATCAATGCCCCcttctgtttttgctgtgttCAGATTCTACAGTGGCTTCGCAGGTTTAACGCCGTTCACGGCTTCAGAGGAAGAGTACAAAGCTTTGCAGGGTTTTATTTGCGTGATGGCAGAGGTGGCCTTCCAGGAGATAAGTGCAGCTTTGCCTCGCCGATGGGCCGCGCTGGGGAAATATCCTGCTGAATTAGAAATTCAATGAAACGCTGTTGGAAACTTCTGGGAAATTGTCCCTGTTTGAACGGTGAGGAGGACGGTGTGATTTGAATAGACGGTGAttgtataaatatttaaaacaccTGATTTGTTCGGTGTGCTGAAAGCCGAACAGGTGGGAGGAGAAAGCGAGACCAGCCTGACAAAACACTGAAAGGTGCCGGGGTGGAATCGGAATCTTCACATCTGTGCTGGACTATAACAGTGTAATAATCCGTTCAGGAGAATCCAGTCAGCTGCCTCCAAACGCCGGGAAGACGCTGCCTTTGACCGCACTGTTTAAAGGACTTTTGGCTTTTTCCGTCCTAATTGCCTCTTTCTTCCGGACTGGTGGGAAAAGCCGACTGTGCACTAACGATGTCAGTGTTCAGCCGGACCTGTTTGAAGACGGCTGTACCTTGAGAAACGGGGTAGTAGTCCTCTCCCGAGATGGCCGATCCGTCTTTAGTGTGAACACGCACCACCGACACCTTTGATGTGTCTCCCACTCGTACAACAGGAATCTTGACAGTCGCCACAGCGCCGGCTTCTCTCGGTTCGCTAACGCTGAACTTGGTTTCGATAAAACGGATGATGGGCTCTGAGGCGCAGGAGGGAAATCAAACAACGTCACTGATGGGATATTGACAGCAGCATAATTACCAGCGCTGATCCATGACCGAGCTCGGATtacttcctgcctctgcttGGACTTACTGTCAGCAGTGTCCTTGATTTTCACCAGAGTCTCATTGGGCGCTCCCACCGATCCGCCAAACGGCGACCCACTCCTCGGGGTCCCCAGAACCAACCgcagctcctctccctcctcgtaCAGCGTGTCATCAACCAGTGACAGGATACATGGCTTCTCCGCCTCGCCTGGAGCGCAGAGCGACACGGCGATGACGGGAAGTGTCGCAGAGTTTGAGGTGGCGTTAAAGATGAAAGAAATTCAACAATCAGTCTCaatttttccagttttatttaTAACTCGTCTCTTCTTTGGCTCCTCGtgaggctctggatgttgttttcacatattgtgtgtgtgtgtgtgtgtgtgtgtggggggggttacttATGTGAAGCTGTGTCTTTAATTACACTAAAAGTACATCAAAACATGTGCACAGCACGTGCGCGGCTGCTAACCTGGAAGAAAAGTGATGATGGACGCATCCGTGTTGGGCCGTTCGTCAAAGTCGGAGGCCACCTCGGCGGAGCCCTGGCGGCTGTAGCAGCGGACGGTGGATCTGTGTCTGATGTCGCCGCTGCGGTACACGGTGGCTGTGATCTGGCCATCGCTCTCCTCTCCGGAGTACACCGCCTCCCGGAACTGGACCTGCGGCACTGGGGGGGAGGAATGCAAGAGGACCATTGCACACATCGCAATAAAGCGAATAAAAATAGTGGGCGGGCCGAGTGTAAAAGGCTCGTTAGATacacagctgctggagatgatTGGTGTGAAaccataaaaatgtaaaaaaagaaacagcgaGAATGACAAACTGTTTTCTAAGAAGCCCGACTTCCAGACGTGacagaaaaatcctttttttgtgtGGAAAAGCTTGAAAGTGTGCAGGTTATACGACTGAAGAAGGACCATTAATGTCAGTGAGGCACCAGCACTTACGGTCGGACGCTGAGTCATTGATGAAGACTGTGGCCTTCGCAGGTTCTCCCAGGACGCCGTTCATCGGCATACGGAGCACCAGCTCAAACGCCTCGACTCCCTCCAGCTCTGGCTGCCCCAGGTCGTCCAGGATGGTGACAGCCACGGTCTGCATGCTGACGCCAGGGGCGAAGTCCAGGTTACGACTGATGCCTACGTAGTCGAGACCAGCTGGAGGAAAGAATCCAAAGCAGGATCTTTGAGCACCAGCACACGGCCACGTGTTGGTCGGTGTGGGAGGGGCCTCACCTTCCGCAGAGACGGGCTCAGCTTTGCGAGAACGGACCGTAACGCTACCGCTTTTGGACAGATCGGTTCCTGTCCTCCACACTCTGACCTCCACGTATCCGTCGCTCTCGTCCACGTGGTACTCCACCTCTCCAAAATAAAAGACTGGCGCTGGACAACAAAGAGTGTAAAACTCGCTACTGCTTGTTCACTGTTTCACACCAAATCACATCTTTTGCCCCTCTGCCACCCCCCGCCGGGGCTGTTGTTGAAGCCGGCTGTCCTCGCCACTCACGCATGCACCTGCGGTAACTTTACACCTGTCAGGCGCCACCCGCGACGTGACACAAGTCATTCGTAAAAGCAGCAGCCGGATGCAGAGGTCAAAGAGCGGCGGCCCATTATTCCAAAGTTAAACTGTGGGGCAGCGCGACCCCCCGACCTCTCCCGGCCTTTTAGCCATCTCATTGTTAGCATTCCTCCGACATAAACCAATAAGCACTTTCAACAAGAAAGGACGCCCTGAAaaacagagagatgaagaaagaaagagagagggagagagagaaggggggagagaggggggagagaggccCCCTAGACTGCTCAAAGGCTTGTTTGAACTGGTATTGTTTCTCCAGGCAGCCAAGTGGAGGCAGTCCAAAGTGTGTCTGACAGCTTCATCTCTCACAACTCCCACCCCACCTTCCCCTCAAGTCCAAGAAAACTGACAGAATAAAAGTTGCTCTGTCTCCCGCTTTAAAATgccgctcctcttccttctgttTTCCTAACACAGCTCCTCGCTTATATTCTGGCATGTACTCCAAAAATAGCATGCAGGCATATTCAtgaacttgttttttttggagTTGTGATCAAACACTTCAGCAGACcagaagtccccccccccccagaatatTCGCTTATATTTGCTTTCATATCTTATTTAAGTTTGTTAACTGggccagaaaaaaaaacacctaagAATAGCAGCACACCTGAGGGAATCAGGAAAATTAAGTGCAATTACATTTTTGACTCCACACTCTAAGTGACAGTGAGCTGGAAAACAGGCGCGTCCTGGCTGCTCGTGCACGCCGTCTCTACACTTGTTTCATCCCTCCTACATATTTGGCTTCACCTAACAGAAGCTGCGCTTGTTTGTAGTGCAAATAGCATCTGTTTATTGGCGCTATGGGAGAGACgggaaaaatgggaaaaattaAAGTGGGTGGGAAAACACACAGGCAAGGACGTTTAGTCGAGTACTTTCAGGCGaagcttttgtttaaaaaagatCACAAAGACAGAGGAAATGTGGAGCATGCACGTGCACTGGTGAAACAAGAGCGCACGTCTGAATTCACACATGTCCCGGCAGCAGCCAGGGGACAACAAACACTGTCGGAGCCGGAGGACGTGACGAGTGAGGAGtgcaggctgcccccccccccgggcttCCTGCGTGTGAGGTCTGAGCGAGGTGCAGATGCAAATTGCAATAATTAGGAGGTGTGGGCGTCTGGGGAGCGTCGCGTGTCACCGCGCTGCTCAAACACAGTTTACAAGCCATTCTCTCAAAGTTTCCCCCTTTAGTTAAAATGCAGGACAGCGTTTAGTGGAGCTTTTGTTTTCAAAATGGTGATATTGGCATTTTGTGGGCAACCAAAGGCaaaagggagaaaatgaaagactCCATTTTCTATTTGCATGCTAATTAAGGTAGAACACTCTACAACAGCGATAATGTTGGGAAGGTGAAGCACTTTAAAGCTAGTGCAGCGTGACCGACGCCTCATATTGAAATGAAGGCGAGCACTTCCTAAACGAGACCCTTTGAGCCAATCTGGGAGGAAAGCGTGGCGGTTCTCCTTGGCAGGACAGCAGAACCTTCACGTGGAGTCGGAGCGTGCAGCCGTGCAGAGAGCGGCGCTCCGGGAGAGACGGCCCCGTCGAGGCTAATCTGATGGAGCTCCAAACCTGCCCACACCCCTGGCGGTTTTTCTTGGCAAAAGTGAGAAGCTGtagcgcctgtgtgtgtgtgtgtgtgtgtgtgtgtgtgtgtgtgtgtgtgtgtgtgtgtgtgtgtgtgtgtgtgagagagagagagagagagcagggtgACCTGAGGGAAGCAAATGTGCTGCTGGACTtttctgaaggagaaaaaaCTCTCCGATTCCAGACGCTGGCCCCACTCGGAGCGTGTGCTCGCTACATTTCCCAGCGCAGCAGATGCAGGAACACTCGCGTGTTCCACGACGGAGGTTTGGGTTGATCTGTCTGGGTCAGATGAcgttttctcctccaggaggatAAAAATGACACCTCGTCATTTCCCAGCACACATTAGCATCGCTTTGAACTGCACACTTCATCGGGGGCAGATTGACAATTTAGAGACAGAGCGTGTGTCATGTTTCTTGTGCACCAGCCTCctggacacgcacacacacactcagaggtgtgtgtgtgtctaaatgaGTCTTCGGTTGGACGTCATCGCGGATCTACGCAGTTCAGCTGAGAATAGCCTTTTTGTGGTTTATTCAAGAGCTGCGCACGGTTCAGCGGTTGCTCGTTCTCTCTCCTGGTGGGAGATGCTGAGCGGTGGGaaccaggagaaccaggagaaccaggagacCAAACGTAGGAAAAACTATTGCCAAGTGCTGTAGTAGGAAATCAAAGAAATACAAATTTATAAAAATTCCGCTTTGTTTCCTGCACATTTGTTGCCGCTTCTCAGTGGACGTCTGTGCGATGTATTTCCTGTTCTTCTCAAACGTGGCCCCCAACTCAAACTTGAAGCCCCCAACTCCACTCAGAAGGCAGATTTGTCTGCCGTTATAGTTTGTATGTCTTTAGTTTTGTGCCAGACGGGTGGGTGAGCCACAGCACGGAGCAGCAACTGATATAATAACTCATTTATTACAGCCATACTCCTGGGTATGATGGGAGAACAGAATAAAAAACAATCTGTGCTTTTTAATTACAGTCTGTAGAATACGCCTATAATTAAATCCCTCCTTGTGGAGAAACCACGGATGGGAAAAAAGGCCGACAAAAGGCAACATAATTAGGAGAAtcagcaggaaaacagaaaaacaaggtgATCAATAAAATCACCTCATTTGGAACTTTAATACAGACGATTATGTTCAGGCACAAACAAACGAGAGGCGTTACGTATTGCCGATTGTCGCCATGATGGATTTCATATTTTGACCAGTTTGTGCAGAACGTTGTGATTTAAACGAGAGGGGGAACACCTGGGAAAAGAAAAGCTCACAAACACACGAGCTATTGCACATGTGGCGTTCCGGCGGCGAGACGGGTGTAGGACTGTGGTCCCGCTGGACTCCAGCGTGTGTCTGGACTAATTAAGACCCATCTGAA
This window harbors:
- the LOC101076748 gene encoding FRAS1-related extracellular matrix protein 2-like, with product MVVCSTQQGSAVGTVPTTVLSYSDYISRPEEHSSILRFDKGEREKRCRVMIIDDSLYEGEESFNVSLSLPVGGRLGKHYPSTRVRILEDMDDAPVFYFGEVEYHVDESDGYVEVRVWRTGTDLSKSGSVTVRSRKAEPVSAEAGLDYVGISRNLDFAPGVSMQTVAVTILDDLGQPELEGVEAFELVLRMPMNGVLGEPAKATVFINDSASDLPQVQFREAVYSGEESDGQITATVYRSGDIRHRSTVRCYSRQGSAEVASDFDERPNTDASIITFLPGEAEKPCILSLVDDTLYEEGEELRLVLGTPRSGSPFGGSVGAPNETLVKIKDTADKPIIRFIETKFSVSEPREAGAVATVKIPVVRVGDTSKVSVVRVHTKDGSAISGEDYYPVSQDIEFREGDKEHVVEVEVLFDGVREMREAFTLHLRPDENMVAETQITKVIVYIEESNSMADVTFPSLPHVASLLHYDDVARTPGNLHPPAGYPVVCVTACNTRYPDFDKTGSICVSEHISNTLTRYRWLVSAPAGPDGVTSPMREVDFDTFFTSSKMITLDSIYFQAGSRVQCAARAVNSNGDEGLELLSPVITISQEEGLCQPPKMGTVGAEPFSAKLRYTGADDPEHPNLIKVAVTMPHMDGMLPVISTRPLMNFELTLSPDGTRVGNHRCSNLLDFQEVTTGHSFITASTRNPDSTGDTAPYQFSGSLRGNSTLRFYRNLNLEACLWEFSSYYHMSELLTDCGGTIGTDGQVLNLVQSYVTLRVPLYVSYVFHSPVGTGGWQHFDLQSELRLTFVYDTAILWKDGIGSPPQAELQGALYPTSMRINQQGRLVVHFRTKARFRGLFVESHSGGRAATSLSSMVMSVDHPGLTFNLTSVRSEPTYNQPVQQWTFTSDFAVRDYSGTYTVKLIPCTAAQHLEHTVPPICSPREPITFDLDIRFQQVSDPVALEFSLNTQMFLLSKKTLWISDGSMGFGQESDAAFSEGDTIYGRVMVDPVQNLGDSFFCSIEKVFLCTGTDGYVPKYDPTRFEFGCLADSPSLLYRFKILDKAQPETQARAFGDVSFNAVLAIDDPSASPLVRQPGSDGFRLDSTPMFQVAAGREWYLHTIYTVRSRENAHRGIGKRSLEYHALVSTGNNVDSSAPSLRSRRSASHEVPEVVQDIGEDNNRGTNIMHIALDRDGRRAGASKELFPSGLDPSALNSEEGDEGLVTVVGALVGLLLTVLVIITIILVLKSRKKDGKEGWRGGVQEVVKGSVSTEPMLVVRMQDCHNSSEV